A genomic segment from Tachysurus fulvidraco isolate hzauxx_2018 chromosome 21, HZAU_PFXX_2.0, whole genome shotgun sequence encodes:
- the slc6a7 gene encoding sodium-dependent proline transporter encodes MKPLAEPCNEHQKKSSGEMMANEAVPVGNTGEGQTQMNGFSVPHDVSSPVPQSQLASSSVHQGPVNLPRGQWGGKYEFLLSCIGYCVGLGNVWRFPYLCYRNGGGVFLIPYFIMLFFTGMPLFLMELSLGQYGAAGPITVWKCCPLLKGIGIGMLCVSTLVCLYYNVIIAWTFYYLASSFQSPLPWSCDAIANAALCRNNTNVTHSLSASEVFWNERVLGVVNSEGLNDPGPVRWQLALCLLAAWVIIFLCILKGIHSSGKVVYVTATFPYFVLIVLIIRGATLEGSLQGVAFYLTPVWERLANAQVWNDAASQIFYSLGIGVGGLLSMASYNKFDNNVIRDTLVITIGNCATSFFAGFAIFSILGHMAWKKGVPVEEVADTGPGLAFVAYPEALALLPGSVFWAILFFLMLFMLGVDTLFGNMEGITTAVLDEFPQLRVNMKQKTIFLALLCFGFYLMGLLLVTDGGIYWFTLIDSFSTSFGLIIITLFMCLGISFFYGVNQFCQDIVDMICPCPSWCTKLLLYFKACWVFCTPFLLLFILTYIFIEMYRTSLYYGSYQYPTWGKGLGVCMGLICCLQIPIWAIVAVWKESGTIMERFQKAIRPLNSWRDNNQGNGAQAQSLEPERVEGPYTVNLTDNDFTAMTWEASEA; translated from the exons ATGAAACCCTTAGCGGAGCCATGTAACGAGCATCAGAAGAAAAGCTCCGGAGAGATGATGGCGAATGAAGCGGTACCTGTTGGGAACACCGGAGAG GGTCAAACCCAGATGAATGGGTTCTCTGTGCCTCATGATGTGAGCAGTCCTGTTCCACAGTCACAGCTTGCATCCTCGTCTGTCCATCAAGGACCGGTCAACCTTCCCAGAGGGCAGTGGGGTGGCAAGTATGAGTTTCTGCTCTCCTGCATCGGCTATTGCGTCGGCCTGGGAAACGTCTGGAGATTCCCTTACCTTTGTTACCGGAATGGTGGAG GTGTGTTTCTCATCCCGTACTTCATAATGCTCTTCTTCACGGGCATGCCCCTCTTCCTCATGGAACTCAGCCTGGGTCAGTACGGAGCTGCAGGTCCCATCACCGTCTGGAAGTGCTGCCCACTGCTCAAAG GGATTGGTATCGGGATGCTGTGTGTGTCCACACTGGTGTGTCTTTACTACAATGTCATCATCGCTTGGACATTTTATTACCTGGCAAGTTCTTTTCAGAGCCCGCTGCCATGGTCCTGTGATGCTATTGCTAATGCTGCTCTGTGTAGG AACAACACCAATGTCACACATTCCCTTAGTGCTTCTGAGGTCTTCTGGAA tgaACGTGTCCTGGGTGTGGTGAACAGTGAGGGCCTGAATGACCCTGGTCCAGTGAGGTGGCAGCTTGCTTTGTGTTTGCTGGCTGCTTGGGTCATCATATTCCTGTGTATCCTGAAGGGTATTCACAGCTCTGGCAAG GTGGTCTATGTGACAGCCACGTTCCCCTACTTTGTGCTGATTGTTCTGATTATCAGAGGTGCCACTTTAGAGGGCTCCCTCCAGGGTGTAGCCTTTTATCTCACTCCAGTCTGGGAGCGACTTGCTAATGCACAG gtGTGGAATGATGCAGCCTCACAGATCTTCTACTCACTGGGCATTGGAGTAGGAGGACTTCTTTCTATGGCTTCCTACAATAAATTTGACAATAATGTCATCAG GGACACACTAGTCATCACTATAGGCAATTGTGCCACCAGCTTTTTTGCTGGCTTCGCTATCTTTTCTATCCTGGGTCACATGGCCTGGAAGAAGGGTGTGCCTGTGGAAGAGGTAGCTGATACAG GTCCAGGCTTGGCGTTTGTAGCTTATCCAGAAGCCCTGGCTCTTCTGCCTGGTTCAGTTTTCTGGGCCATTCTGTTTTTCCTCATGCTCTTTATGCTGGGAGTAGACACACTG TTTGGTAATATGGAAGGTATTACCACAGCAGTACTGGATGAGTTTCCTCAGCTCAGAGTCAATATGAAGCAGAAGACCATTTTCTTGGCCCTACTCTGCTTTGGCTTCTACCTGATGGGACTGTTACTGGTAACTGAT GGAGGGATTTACTGGTTCACCCTCATAGACTCATTCAGCACCAGTTTTggtctcatcatcatcactctgtTCATGTGTCTGGGCATCTCATTCTTCTATG gAGTGAACCAATTCTGCCAGGACATAGTGGACATGATCTGTCCCTGCCCATCCTGGTGCACCAAACTGCTGCTCTACTTCAAAGCATGCTGGGTTTTCTGCACCCCCTTCCTGTTACTG TTCATCCTGACCTACATCTTCATTGAGATGTACAGAACATCCCTGTATTATGGTTCATATCAGTACCCCACATGGGGCAAAGGGCTGGGGGTGTGTATGGGCCTCATCTGCTGCCTGCAAATCCCCATCTGGGCCATTGTAGCTGTCTGGAAAGAGTCTGGCACCATAATGGAA CGCTTCCAGAAAGCCATCCGACCGCTGAACTCCTGGCGAGACAACAACCAGGGCAATGGCGCTCAGGCACAGAGCTTAGAGCCTGAGAGAGTGGAAGGACCCTACACCGTCAACCTGACCGATAATGACTTCACTGCGATGACGTGGGAAGCGAGTGAGGCATAA